GCCGGGGGTCGAACACCAGCGCCTCCCCGGTCTTCTCCGACCCCAGCAGATATGAGGCGTGCCCCAAGCCCTCGAAGTAGAACTGGTGGAAGAACATCGGCCACCCCCAGGCCGGGAACGTGATCAACGGCCGGGCCCCGCTCCGGCACTCTGCGGTGCCGTACCCGAAATTTGGCGGTTCCTATCTCGGTGACCCCGGATGACCTGCGAAGAGATGCATCAATCGCGCGGTGCGGGTACCCCGACGGCATGAGCACGTGGGGGAAACGGGACGACATGGTGGTGCACCAGCGGGAGCCGTTCAACGCCGAACCGCCCCGTACGGCGCTGGCCGGGCGCCGGACGACGCCGCTCGACGCGTTCTACGGCCGCAACCACGGCCCCGTCCCCGGCGTCGACCCCGGCGCCTGGCGGCTGACCGTGGACGGTCTGGTGCGGAACCCGCTGGAGCTGTCCCTGGAGCAGCTGCGCGACCGCTTCGAGGAGGTCGAGGTGGCCGCGACGCTGCAGTGCGCCGGCAACCGCCGCGCCGAGCTGATCGAGGTCCGCGACATCCCGGGCGAGGCCCCGTGGGGTTCGGGCGCCGTCGGCACCGCCCGCTGGAGCGGCGTGCGCCTGGCCGACGTCCTGGCCCACGCCGGCCTGCGCCCCGGCGCCGCGCACATCGCCTTCGCCGCACCGGACGTCTCCCAGGACGCCGATCCGCCGCAGCCCTACGGAGGCTCCATCCCCACCGAGAAGGCCCTCAGACCGGAGGTGCTGCTGGCGTGGGCCATGGACGGCCGCCAGCTGCCCCGGATCCACGGCGCCCCGCTGCGCGTGGTCGTCCCCGGCTGGATCGGGGCCCGCAGCGTCAAGTGGCTCACCCGGATCACGGCGCGGGCCGAGCCGTCCGGCAACTACTTCCAGGCCACGGCCTACCGTCTCCTGCCCGCCGACGCCGACCCGGACCGGGCCGGCCCGGGCGCGGGCGTCTCCCTCGGCCCGCTCGCCCTCAACTGCGACATCCTCAGCCCCGACGACGGCGCGCACCTGCCGCCCGGCCCCATCCTGGTCACCGGCTACGCCCTCGCCGGGGACGACCAGACCGTCAGCCGCGTGGAAGTCTCCGCAGACGGCGGCGCCTCCTGGACGGAAGCCGACCTCGACCCGGGGGACGGCCCATGGACATGGCGCCACTGGCACACCACCGTCGACCTCCCTCAAGGCGAGGTCGAAGTCACCGCAAGGGCCTGGGACGCCACAGGCGCAGGCCAGCCCGAGTCCCCGGCCACGCTGTGGAACCCCAAGGGCTACGCGAACAACTCCCAACCCCGCATCCGCCTGAACCCCCGTTCCTAGGTCGGCATGAATCTAAGGCCCCCTGGGCGGCGGGATAAGGCGTTGTCCCGATGTGGGGGGCGGGGGCTTAGGACGAGCCTTGTACATGTCGGGCCGCGAGGGTCCGGCATGGACAGGGAGATCGAGATGCAACGGCCGGAGTTCGGCAAGGTGATCATCAACGACCGGGTGCGGACGCTCCGGAAGGAGGCGGAGAACGCGCGCCGCGTCCGCATCGCGAAGGCGCTCAAGCGGTGAGCGCCTCGGTTCGCGCCCGCCACGCGCCCCCGTCCGCCGGGACGGGGGCGCCGTTCTTCGCCGGGCCGTCCTCGGGGCGGCCGGCCCTCAGCCGTCGGCGGCCGGCCTGATGTTCTGGTTCGCCCGGAAGAAGTTGTCAGGGTCGTATTCGGCCTTCACCTGCGCGAGCTTCCCGTAGTGATCGCCGTAGGTCGCCCGCACCCTGTCGTCGCCCTCGTCGCTGCCGATGAAGTTCACGTAGGAACCGCCCATCGAGTACGGGTGGAGCGCCTCCTGGTAGTCCACGCACCACTGCCGGATCATCGCGGCGTTCGCGGGATCGGGGTCGATGCCGGCGAAGACCCCGGACCAGGTGGCGTCCCGGTAGCTCCAGGCCGTGTCGTCGCTCCCCACCCGGTGGGCCGCACCGTCGATCGGGTAGAGGTGCATGGTGGACAGCGCGGTCGGAAGCTCCGAGCCGAACCTGTGGTGGATGTCGATGGCCTCGTCGGGGATGCGGTCGAAGAAGTCGCCCCGCCAGTACCACTGCAGGCCGGTCGGAAGGAGCTCGTCGAACATCGACTGCAGCATGGGATACGGCATCGGAGTGGTGAACTGGAACGTGGGCTCGCCCGCGTCGCGCGCCGGGGCGATGGCGGCGTCCATCCCGTCCGGGTCACCGGTGTAGCACCAGACGACGGCGCACATCTTCCTGCCGTGCAGCTCCTCGGGGAAAGGCGGCGCGGGCGGCACGCTGAGGACGGCGAAGAAGCCGCTCAGGTCCTCGGGCGCCTGCGGCAGGAACTCGCGGTACCACCGCAGGACGTCGGGCGTGGCGTCCATCGGCCACCCGGTGAACCCCACCCCGACCGTGTGCACCGGGTGCAGCCGGAAGGTGAACTCGGTGACGACGCCGAAGTTCCCGCCCCCGCCCCGGATCGCCCAGAACAGGTCGGGGTTCTTCGTCTCTGACGCGGTGACCCAGGTGCCGTCCGCCAGGATGACGTCGGCGGCGATCAGGTTGTCCACCGTGAGGCCGTACTTGCGGGTGAGGTGGCCGTGGCCGCCGCCGAGGGTGAGCCCGCCGACCCCGGTCGTGGAGTTGATCCCGCTGGGTGTGGCCAGCCCGAACCCGTGGGCGGCGTGGTCCAGGTCGCCCAGCAGGCTGCCCCCGCCGACCTCGGCCGTGCGGGCCTCCGGGTCGACCCGCACCCAGCGCATGGGCGACAGGTCGATGGTCACGCCGTCCTCCACCAGGCACAGGCCGGCGCCGCTGTGCCCGCCGCCCCGGACCGCCGGCGTCGCACCGGCGTCGCGGATCATGCCGATCGCCTCCGCCACGTCCGCGGCGTCGGCGCAGCGGACGATGGCCCCGGGACGGGTGTCGATCATCGCGTTGTAGATGGCGCGGGCCCGCGCGTACTCGGGGTCCTGCGGGCCGAGGACCGGACCGCGCAGCGCGGTCCGCATCGTGTCGAGAACTGTGGCCTCCATGTGGCCTCCCCCGTCGGGCCCGCGGCACACCCCGTCTCGCGCGCCCGTGCTCTACGCCCCGCCGGGTATCTCTCGACGGGCCTCAATGCCAGCATCACTCCCGACAAATTCCCCCACAACCACACAAAGGGAAAATGCGGCACCATTCCGGGCGCAGGCGCTACCGCGGGGCGTTGTCGGGCTTGAGGGGGGTCCTGCCGCGGATCAGGTCGGCGGCCCGCTCGGCGATCGCGATCGTGGGGGCGTTGGTGTTGCCGCGCGGGACGGACGGCATGACGGACGCGTCCACGACCCGCAGCCCCTCGACCCCGCGGACCCGCAGCTCGGGGTCGCAGACCGCGTCGCCCGCGCCCATCGCGCAGGTGCCCACCGGGTGGAACAGGGTCGCGACCTCCCGGCGGACGAAGTCGGCGACGGCCTCGTCCGACTCGACCTGCTCGCCGGGCGCCCACTCGCCGCCGACCAGGGACGCCAGCGGCCCCGTCGCGGCGATCTCCCGCGCCTGGCGGACACCGGCGACCAGGACGTCCAGGTCGGCCTTGTCCGAGAGGTACGCGGGGTCGATCCGCGGCTTGGCGTAGGGGCTGGCGGAGCGCAGCGTGAGCGAGCCGCGGCTCGCCACGGAGACCGCGGTGACCATGACCGACAGGAGCCGCTCGGTCACCTCGACGAGCCCCTGGTTCACGAACGGCGTGGGCAGGACGTGGTACTGCAGGTCCGGGGCGGGCAGCCCCTCGACCGTCCGGACGAAACCGCCCGCCTCCGCGAGGTTGGACGCGTAGGGGCCGCGCCCGAGCGCCTGGTACAGGGCGAGGGAGCGCAGGTTCGCCAGCTCCCAGAGCGCCTTCTCGCGGGGTGTGGCGAACATGACGTTCACGAACGGGTGGTCCTGGAGCCCCTGCCCGACCGGGGAGTCCACGAGGACGTCGATGCCGAGCGAGCGCAGGTGGTCGGCCGGGCCGACGCCGGAGAGCATGAGCAGCTGCGGGCTGTTCACCGCGCCGCCGCACAGGACGACCTCCGCCTCCGCGCGGGCCAGCATCGTCTCGCCGCGCGCCTCGTAGCGGACGCCGGTGGCGCGTCCGTCCTCGATCTCCACGCGGGTGGCGAGCGCGTCGGTGACGACGGTGAGGTTGGGGCGGTGCTCGGCCGGGCGCAGGTAGCCGTCGGCCGCCGACCAGCGCCGGCCGCGCTTCTGGGTCACCTGGTAGAAGCCGACCCCGTCCTGGACGGCGCCGTTGAAGTCGGGG
The sequence above is drawn from the Actinomadura hallensis genome and encodes:
- a CDS encoding GMC family oxidoreductase; amino-acid sequence: MYDYVIVGAGSAGCVLAARLTEDPSVKVLLVEAGPPDDAPEIRVPAAVASLIKGPYDWDYTTVPQENAAGRSVYWPRGRTLGGSSSTNAMIYIRGSRHDYDGWRDAHGCEGWGYEDLLPYFRRAEDQQRGEIPYHGVGGPLRVEDPRYKHPLTRAWVQSAKAYGLAANPDFNGAVQDGVGFYQVTQKRGRRWSAADGYLRPAEHRPNLTVVTDALATRVEIEDGRATGVRYEARGETMLARAEAEVVLCGGAVNSPQLLMLSGVGPADHLRSLGIDVLVDSPVGQGLQDHPFVNVMFATPREKALWELANLRSLALYQALGRGPYASNLAEAGGFVRTVEGLPAPDLQYHVLPTPFVNQGLVEVTERLLSVMVTAVSVASRGSLTLRSASPYAKPRIDPAYLSDKADLDVLVAGVRQAREIAATGPLASLVGGEWAPGEQVESDEAVADFVRREVATLFHPVGTCAMGAGDAVCDPELRVRGVEGLRVVDASVMPSVPRGNTNAPTIAIAERAADLIRGRTPLKPDNAPR
- a CDS encoding FAD-binding oxidoreductase, with the translated sequence MEATVLDTMRTALRGPVLGPQDPEYARARAIYNAMIDTRPGAIVRCADAADVAEAIGMIRDAGATPAVRGGGHSGAGLCLVEDGVTIDLSPMRWVRVDPEARTAEVGGGSLLGDLDHAAHGFGLATPSGINSTTGVGGLTLGGGHGHLTRKYGLTVDNLIAADVILADGTWVTASETKNPDLFWAIRGGGGNFGVVTEFTFRLHPVHTVGVGFTGWPMDATPDVLRWYREFLPQAPEDLSGFFAVLSVPPAPPFPEELHGRKMCAVVWCYTGDPDGMDAAIAPARDAGEPTFQFTTPMPYPMLQSMFDELLPTGLQWYWRGDFFDRIPDEAIDIHHRFGSELPTALSTMHLYPIDGAAHRVGSDDTAWSYRDATWSGVFAGIDPDPANAAMIRQWCVDYQEALHPYSMGGSYVNFIGSDEGDDRVRATYGDHYGKLAQVKAEYDPDNFFRANQNIRPAADG
- a CDS encoding sulfite oxidase codes for the protein MSTWGKRDDMVVHQREPFNAEPPRTALAGRRTTPLDAFYGRNHGPVPGVDPGAWRLTVDGLVRNPLELSLEQLRDRFEEVEVAATLQCAGNRRAELIEVRDIPGEAPWGSGAVGTARWSGVRLADVLAHAGLRPGAAHIAFAAPDVSQDADPPQPYGGSIPTEKALRPEVLLAWAMDGRQLPRIHGAPLRVVVPGWIGARSVKWLTRITARAEPSGNYFQATAYRLLPADADPDRAGPGAGVSLGPLALNCDILSPDDGAHLPPGPILVTGYALAGDDQTVSRVEVSADGGASWTEADLDPGDGPWTWRHWHTTVDLPQGEVEVTARAWDATGAGQPESPATLWNPKGYANNSQPRIRLNPRS